The Deinococcus seoulensis genomic sequence CGGAACTCGTCACGGCGGCCACGCGAGAACCGGTCCCCGCCACGGTCCTGGCGGTCACGGCGGCCAGCGCGGAACTCGCGGCGTTCCTCGCCCCGCCCCTCACCTCGCCCCTCACCACGCCCGCCGCGCGCCGCGTCCTCCTGGGCAACCTCCGGTTCGCGCGGCGCGGAACCCTCCTGCGCGGCGCCCGGCCGGTCCCCCTGGCTGGCCGCCTCGCCCTGCACCAGCGTCAGGGTCACGCTCAGGTCCTCCAGGCCCGGCGTGACCAGCACGCCCCCGCCCACGCTGCGCGCGGCGGCCAGCACCCCACCCGAGGGCGCGACCGTGTCGGCCACGGCGTCCGGGGCCAGCAGCAGCGCGGTCGGCCCGGCCGGTTGCGCCGCGCCGCCCAGCCGCTCGGCCAGTTGCGCGGTCGTGCGGGCCGCGCGGGCCAGTCGCAGCGGCAGGGTCGCGGCGTCCCGCAGGGCCAGCGACACGCTCAGGTCACTGGGCGGCGCGCCCACCACGTCCGGGCGGCGGCCCTGCCCGAACAGCACGGCCAGCGGGGCGTCCCCGTGACCGGTCAGGGTGACGCTGTCGCGGTACACGACCAGCGCCGCGCCGCGCCGCAACCAGTCCCCGCCAGGAGCGAGGGTCGCGTCGGCAATCACGGGCACCCCGGCGCGGCGGGCGCGGTCCAGGTCGTCCGCGCCGGGTTCCATCAGCCACACGGCGCGCGCGCCGCGCCAGTCGGCGTCGAGGGTCGCGGCGGCCAGTCCGGCGTCCGCCAGGGCGTCCCGGTCGAAGCGCACGCGGGGGTCCACGCGCAGCGTGCCGCCGCCCAGTTGCGCGGCCAGCTGGCGGGCCAGGGCGGCGTGGTCGCGCAGCAGCACGCCCCAGTCGGCGCCTTCCAGCGCGGCCAGCGCGCCGGCCAGCCGGGCCTGCGGGTCGCCGCGTTCGGCGTGCAGGCGCACGAGGCGGGCGTCAGGACGCAGGGAGGCAGGAGCATCAGTCATACCCTCCATTGTGACGCACCCGGCGCAGCGGTTGGAATAGCGGGCAGGTGCGGCAACGTTCACGCGCCCGAAAGGCCCAGACCCTTACAAAGTGCCGCCCGGAAACGCGCCATGCTGGGAGTGAACGGAGGTCTTCATGGCGCGCATTACCCGGTACAGCAAGTTCGAGGGGGAACTGGATCAGCTGGATTCCAGTGAACTGATGCAGATGATTCAGGAGGCGCTGCTGGGGCAGGGCATGAACGACCCGTACGACCCGGACCCGAATGCCCGGCCCAGCATGGACGACCTGTTCGACGCGATCCTGGAAGCGCTGGCCGAGCGCGGCATGATCCCCGAAGAGCAGCTGCTGGAGGCCATGCAGGCCGACGACATCCGCGAGACGGGGCTGGGGCAGCAGATTCAGCAATTGATGGACCGCCTGCAACAGGACGGCTTCATCCGCAAGGAATTCGAGGATGGCGAGGGCGGCGGCGCGGGCGAACCCGGCGACGCGAAGTTCCAGCTGACCGACAAGAGCATCGATTTCCTGGGGTACAAGAGCCTGCGGGACCTGATGGGCGGCCTGGGCCGCAGCAGCGCGGGCGCGCACGACACCCGCGAGTACGCCAGTGGCGTCGAGATGACCGGCGAACTCAAGGGGTACGAGTTCGGGGACACCATGAACCTCGACACGACCGCCACGCTGGGCAACGTGATCAGCAAGGGCTTCGACAACCTCGAAGAGAGCGATCTGGTCATCCGGCAGGCCGAGTACAACAGCTCGGCGGCGACGGTGGTGCTGCTGGACTGCTCTCACTCCATGATCCTGTACGGCGAGGACCGCTTCACGCCCGCCAAGCAGGTGGCGCTGGCGCTGGCGCACCTGATCCGCACGCAGTACCCGGGCGACACCGTGAAGTTCGTGCTGTTCCACGACAGCGCCGAGGAAGTGCCGGTCTCCAGGCTGGCGCAGGCGCAGATCGGGCCGTACCACACGAACACGGCGGGCGGCCTGCGACTGGCGCAGCAGCTGCTCAAGCGTGAGAACAAGGACATGAAGCAGATCGTGATGATCACGGACGGAAAACCCAGCGCCCTGACCCTCCCGGACGGCCGGATCTACAAGAACGCTTACGGCCTGGACCCCTACGTGCTGGGCGCGACCCTGCGCGAGGTCGCCAACTGCCGCCGCAGCGGCATTCAGGTGAACACGTTCATGCTGGCCCGCGACCCGGAACTGGTGGGCTTCGTGCGCCGCGTCAGCGAGATGACACGCGGCAAGGCGTACTTCACGACGCCGCAGAACATCGGGCAGTACGTGCTGATGGACTTCGTGACGAACAAGACCAAACTGGTGAACTGAACGGCAGGCCGCACAGAAAGCCGCTGGCGCATTCACGCTGCCAGCGGCCTTTTCTGATGTCCTGCCTGATGTGCTGTTCGGTGGCGGGCGGGTGCCTCAGCCCATCTTGACGAACATGGGCGGTTTGACGCCCACCATGCGGGCCATGACCCACACCTGGCCCTTGTGGTGCGCCTCGTGCGTGATGATCATGTCGAGCAGGGCGGTGACGGGCATCTCGCGGCCGCCGAAGGCCGGGACGCGGCGGGCGAGGTCGTCGTCGCTCAGGGCGCTGATGGCGGCCAGGGCCAGTTCGTTGGTGTCCCACAGGCGGCCGCGCGCCTCGGTGAGGGTCTGGCTGGGTTCCGGGGCGGGCGCGGGCGCCTGTCCCTGGATCATGCTGAGGAAGCGGGTGGCACTGACCGACAGGTGGTCGGCCTGCGCCATGAAGTTCATGCCGCCTTCCCAGGCGCTGAAGCCGCCCTGGTCCTCGGGCAGTTGATCGTAGAGGTCCATCAGGGCGGCGCGGTGCATCTGGAAGGCGCGGGCGTAGTTCGCGGATCGGGTCATGAATGGCAGCATAAAGGGGCGGCCCCCACGTGTGTGAGGGCCGCGCTTCAGTCTGTGCTGGGACGGGGGTTCAGCGGGCGCGCAGGGCGTCGCGGATTTCCATCAGGAGTTTCTCTTCGTTGCTGGGACCGGCGGGCGCGGCCTCGACCGGCTTGGCGAGGCGTTCGCGGAACTTGTTGTAGGGCACGACGACCACGAAGTAGATGACGGCCATGGTGAGCAGGAAGGTGATCAGGGCCGTGATGAACAGGCCATAATCGAAGTCCACGCCGTCGACCGTGAATTTGCCGCCGACGGCGCCGCCGCCCGTGACCAGTTTGATCAGGGGGTTGATGAAGGCGTTCGAGAAGGCCGTGACGAGCGCCGCGAAGGCCGCGCCGGTGACGACGGCGATGGCGAGGTCGACGAT encodes the following:
- a CDS encoding HRDC domain-containing protein translates to MTDAPASLRPDARLVRLHAERGDPQARLAGALAALEGADWGVLLRDHAALARQLAAQLGGGTLRVDPRVRFDRDALADAGLAAATLDADWRGARAVWLMEPGADDLDRARRAGVPVIADATLAPGGDWLRRGAALVVYRDSVTLTGHGDAPLAVLFGQGRRPDVVGAPPSDLSVSLALRDAATLPLRLARAARTTAQLAERLGGAAQPAGPTALLLAPDAVADTVAPSGGVLAAARSVGGGVLVTPGLEDLSVTLTLVQGEAASQGDRPGAAQEGSAPREPEVAQEDAARGGRGEGRGEGRGEERREFRAGRRDRQDRGGDRFSRGRRDEFRRDEFRREGRPDERSDSEPRNAAPRDSSVRDSAAREAAARDLPQRDAPQREDARPQGRPADRPADRPGERGRDLPGAAQPERVTFEAPAQVAPAQVAPVQVNATPVAGPTDAPEETWEPEIVFSDSPSSTPDSVPAPLPAPISTGGADTLPEAELPDAPTAGEPEAAAPDTRTEGRAARGRSEGRAGGRGDGRSERGAGRPVRDRPAPVEADATPVMLTPDLPGGREDPAANLSEEQAEVYARLRDWRNAEAKRQEISRFIVASNATLAEIARRVPYTEADLHEVRGMGPERLRKYGERILELVRG
- a CDS encoding vWA domain-containing protein, with protein sequence MARITRYSKFEGELDQLDSSELMQMIQEALLGQGMNDPYDPDPNARPSMDDLFDAILEALAERGMIPEEQLLEAMQADDIRETGLGQQIQQLMDRLQQDGFIRKEFEDGEGGGAGEPGDAKFQLTDKSIDFLGYKSLRDLMGGLGRSSAGAHDTREYASGVEMTGELKGYEFGDTMNLDTTATLGNVISKGFDNLEESDLVIRQAEYNSSAATVVLLDCSHSMILYGEDRFTPAKQVALALAHLIRTQYPGDTVKFVLFHDSAEEVPVSRLAQAQIGPYHTNTAGGLRLAQQLLKRENKDMKQIVMITDGKPSALTLPDGRIYKNAYGLDPYVLGATLREVANCRRSGIQVNTFMLARDPELVGFVRRVSEMTRGKAYFTTPQNIGQYVLMDFVTNKTKLVN
- a CDS encoding DinB family protein; the protein is MTRSANYARAFQMHRAALMDLYDQLPEDQGGFSAWEGGMNFMAQADHLSVSATRFLSMIQGQAPAPAPEPSQTLTEARGRLWDTNELALAAISALSDDDLARRVPAFGGREMPVTALLDMIITHEAHHKGQVWVMARMVGVKPPMFVKMG
- the mscL gene encoding large conductance mechanosensitive channel protein MscL, which encodes MISGFKDFIMRGNIVDLAIAVVTGAAFAALVTAFSNAFINPLIKLVTGGGAVGGKFTVDGVDFDYGLFITALITFLLTMAVIYFVVVVPYNKFRERLAKPVEAAPAGPSNEEKLLMEIRDALRAR